The sequence below is a genomic window from Meles meles chromosome 3, mMelMel3.1 paternal haplotype, whole genome shotgun sequence.
CACAGAATGACCCTGGTGTCCCCAAGTGTGTGACACAGACcctgcacacacgtacacatagcACTGGGCATTGGCCCTCACCGGAAGAGCCAGAGGGTGGTGCCATCTCTGAGTCTTTGCCCTCCACCCAAGCTCGCTGACTCCCCCACTGCACTGGGACAAGGAGGAGGGGAGCCCCGCCGCCTCCAACTCTTGCTGCTTAGATTGTACCCCCCTCACCACTGAAGTCCTGCAGAACCAGCTCTGATTACCCCCTCTCCTGACACCTCTCATCTTTTGGCCTCTGCCCCTCAGGGCTGCCCCCCCCTCTGAGGGCAAGCGCTGCTTCTCACCCCTCAGGGCAGGATCTTCCTCAGTACTCAGCTACAGCTAATCTCAAGAGCcccctctgggggtcccctcaaACTGGCATGGGCGTGGTGGGCACATATTCACTCCAGAAGTAGCAAACATGACAGCAAGGCTCCCACACGGGCCTAGATCACACACCAAGGAGCTCTTCCTCTCCTCACTTCTCCGGGGGGCTCCATCTTGGGAGGAAAAGAGCTGGGGCCCTCCTGCCACCCCTTTCTGGGCTCCTGTGGAGGTGGGACTGTCAGGTCAGGGGTGGGGACAGATCCTAGAAGAGTTGGGGTTAGAAAACCCAGGGAGAACAGCCAGCCTGGCAGGGACGGGTGGGCGACCTGGTGTGTGTCCCAGCCTGAGAGGGAGGGCTGgacatgtgtgtctgtgtagcTGGGAGGGTGTGTGCATTCGTGCGTAAGTGTGCATATGTGTCTGAGTGTTTGCACCGTGCAAGTGTGGTTATGGTGTGTGAATGCACCAGCACATTTGtctataaatgtgtgtgtgtgtgaatgtgtgtctTGGCATGCGGACATCTGTGCATTTGATTATTGGTGTGTGCACGCACGAGTGTGCATCTGTGTCTGTGGTTCACGTGTGCGGCTGCAGGCACATGTGCGTCTGAGTGCATGGGTGGGTGTGCATTTGAGgagggcttgtgtgtgtgtggctctgAGAGGGGCAAGGCACACAGACGTGAGGAAGAAGGGTCACTTCCCCAGGAACCCCAGCAaccccctcttcctgcccccacccAAGGGGAGAGGCCCCAGCTGCATAAAGACGAGCTTCCCCAGAGCTGCCCCCCGGGCCTCGGCTGCTCCATCCCACACCTGCCCACGCTGACTCCTGGGCCCAGAGGGAGGGGGTCAGAAGCAGCAGGCACTCAGGGGTCTCCTATCCCCAAAACATCCCGAAGCAGGTACTGGCCTTGGTCACGACAGAGGGAGGGTGGGCCCTGGGGGGCtgcagcccctctccccttcttggAGGCACAGGACGATGAATAGCAGCGCCATTCTCTCCTGGGCGGAGGCCCACCGAGGGATCAGCACTGGTCTGGGATGTGGTGAGTGGTCTCCAGGTGCCACAGATGCCCTGATGTCTGGGGGCCTTGCTGGGCCAGTCCCCACTCTGAAGGCCTGTCCTTGCTACATTTCTGCAGAGAACAGGGTGGTGGTGTCTGGACAAGACGGGGAAGCAGCCCAGAGGGCTGGCCAGTGGCCTGTAGGCCAGCAGGGTCTCTTGTGGAGTGTCGGAAGGAGTCTGGGGGGTCctctgtggagagggaggaagcaaatGCTCAGTGGAGGGTGTGGACAGGGATGTGGGGTGGGTTGTGCTGCCGGAGGAGACTTGGACCAAAGGGgctccaggggctgggggcctggggggctccgtgggaTGCTGCAAACAGGACCCCAGGAAACTCTCTTCAGTGCCTGAATTCTGCCTGAGTGGGACAGAAGGGCCATGGGTCTGAGCTGAGGCCCCGCAGCCCCCAGACCgagtggggctggcctctgtttcCCTATGCGctctcagggcctgggatgggGTCTTCGGATCTGGGGGAAGGCTGCAGCTTGCAAAGGGCTGGGTGGTCCCCGcgtggggagggtgtggggggctgGCGCTGCCACAGGCGGCAGGGAGGCGGGGACCAAAGGAGGGGGCATGGGGTGAGCCAGGGCTGCCTCTCCACATATCCATCCAGAAGGCAGAGTCAGGACCCAGGGTGCGTACGGCGCTCCTGGAAGGGCTGCCCCTTTCACTGAAGGTGGTGAGCCCCCCAGACCTTCCTAGGCAGGGTCCCTGGCTCCCCGTCTGCTGCCCCGCAGCTCCCGAGactccccccgcctcccccccggAGCGCTCCTCCTGGCCTgctctcctccccgcccagccctgcccctgcgTTGAGCTCCGCTCTGGCCCCCGCAGGTCCCGTCCCCCGCCCCTATGACCAACATGAGCTGGAGCTTCCTGACGCGGCTGCTGGAGGAGATCCACAACCACTCCACGTTCGTGGGCAAGGTGTGGCTCACCGTGCTGGTGGTCTTCCGCATCGTGCTTACGGCCGTGGGCGGGGAGTCCATCTACTCAGACGAGCAGACCAAATTCACGTGCAACACGCGGCAGCCGGGCTGCGACAACGTGTGCTACGACGCCTTCGCGCCCCTGTCGCACGTGCGCTTCTGGGTCTTCCAGATCGTGGTCATCTCCACGCCGTCCGTCATGTACCTGGGCTACGCCGTGCACCGCCTGGCGCGCGCCTCGGAGGACGAGCGCCGCCGCGCGCCCCGTcgccgccccggccccggccgccGCCCCGCCCGCGCGCCTCTGCCGCTGCCCCCGCCGCCGCACCCCGGCTGGCCCGAGACCGCCGGCCTGGGTGAGGAGGAGCCCATGCTGGGCCTGGGCGAGGAGGACGAGGACGCGGGGGTGGCCGACGGCCTGGGCGAGGAGGCCCAGGTGGAGGATGCGGGCATGGCCAAGGGCGCGGGCGCGGACGGCAAGGCGGCGGGGGCCCAGGGTCCGGCCGGGCAGCACGACGGGCGGCGGCGCATCCAGCGCGAGGGCCTGATGCGCGTGTACGTGGCCCAGCTGGTGGCGCGGGCTGCCTTCGAGGTGGCCTTCCTGGTGGGCCAGTACCTGCTGTACGGCTTCGAGGTGCGGCCCTTCTTCGCGTGCAGCCGCCAGCCCTGCCCGCACGTGGTCGACTGCTTCGTGTCGCGGCCCACAGAGAAGACCATCTTCCTGCTGGTCATGTACGTGGtcagctgcctctgcctgctgctcaacCTGTGCGAGATGGCGCACCTGGGCCTGGGCAGCGCGCAGGACGCGGtgcggggccgccggccgccggCTGGCGCCCCCGGCCCCGCGCCTCGCGCGCCGCCCTGCACGCCGCTGCCCGCCTCGCCCGCCGGCCTAGCCTGCCCGCCCGACTACAGCCTGGTGGTGCGCGCAGCTGAGCGCGCGCGCTCGCACGACCAGGACCTGGCCAGCCTGGCGCTGCAGGCGCTGCGGGACGGGCACGCGATGGGAGACCGCGACAGCCCGCCGTGTCCCGGCCTCCCGGCGGCCGCCCGGGGGCCCCCACGGGTTGGCGCCCCCGCCTCCGGCTCGGGCAGCGCCACGTCGGGGGGCACGGGCACGGGCCCAGGcgggggccaggccaggccaggcgcCAAGCCCAGGGCGGGCTCAGAGAAGGGCAGTGCCAGCAGCAGGGAGGGCAAGACCACCGTGTGGATCTGACGGCCCCGCTGCTGACTTGGCCTGTCCTCCCTCCAGGCCGAGGCTGGGATGGGGGGCTCTGGAGAAAGGCCCAGGGCTAGGCGCTCAgggccctcctcttcctcctcctccctccccccgccctcccctccacctcctccccctctcttcccttcctccttcttggcTGCCCACACTCtcgagagaggaggggggagtggggaaggcatCGCCCGCTGGACACCGGCCCCTCCCTGCATGAGTCCTGGCTCTGTCCAGGGTAGGATCTGCAAGAGCCCCCAGCTCGGACCCCTGAAGGCGGAAGATGTGGATAGGACCTCGACTGGGGGCTAttcctcccagccccagggcctggcctAGCCCCACCGGGTGTGGGGGGCAGTGTTGGGCCCTCTCCCGGGAGACGGAGACCCTCTGCGCTCTCCCACTCGCTCCACTGCATCAGGACAAGAGatctcctcccctgctcccctgcaACAGCTCACAGAGGTCACCCGGGGTGCCTGGCTTGAGGAACTGGGGGCACTGTGCTGGCTCCCTACTCCCTGAGGCAGCAAATGGGGCTCactccccacacccccaacccAACCGCACTTCGTGTTTTGTGCACAGCTGGAAGCAATCCTAGGCCTTTCTTGTAcagaagggaaactgaggttgGATGGGCCTGGCCCCTACTGGGCCCCGTGTTCTCCATTCCCCACCTAGACAGCTGGACAGAGGCCCTGGGGTGGACAGACCACACCCTCGGGAGCCCCTCCCCTGGGACATCATGGAAGTCCCACAAAGATATTGGTTCACCTTCTGCCGGGTCATGCTCCAAGCTTTGGCACTGgccattctgggggaaggggttCTGGGGCTCCTACCTACcccttccctggcctccagccccctccctaATTCATACACAGTTCCAAAACCAAGGGAGCCAAATAAAACTAACTTTTGTTTACAACTGCGTATGTGGGTGCATGTGGGGCATGCACACGTGTAGAGTGTGCACACGTGTG
It includes:
- the GJC2 gene encoding gap junction gamma-2 protein yields the protein MTNMSWSFLTRLLEEIHNHSTFVGKVWLTVLVVFRIVLTAVGGESIYSDEQTKFTCNTRQPGCDNVCYDAFAPLSHVRFWVFQIVVISTPSVMYLGYAVHRLARASEDERRRAPRRRPGPGRRPARAPLPLPPPPHPGWPETAGLGEEEPMLGLGEEDEDAGVADGLGEEAQVEDAGMAKGAGADGKAAGAQGPAGQHDGRRRIQREGLMRVYVAQLVARAAFEVAFLVGQYLLYGFEVRPFFACSRQPCPHVVDCFVSRPTEKTIFLLVMYVVSCLCLLLNLCEMAHLGLGSAQDAVRGRRPPAGAPGPAPRAPPCTPLPASPAGLACPPDYSLVVRAAERARSHDQDLASLALQALRDGHAMGDRDSPPCPGLPAAARGPPRVGAPASGSGSATSGGTGTGPGGGQARPGAKPRAGSEKGSASSREGKTTVWI